The genomic DNA ccaatttcaggacttgtcttcctcaggtggtaggtagagtatgttatccaatctccctttggacaatggaacagtctctaccattgttgatctatatttagggcaaggtcctttagGAGCCCAAAAGGGGTCCATtaagttgttcctgatggagattcccagtgaaagtggagagaggggtctattcaaGGTGTAGGCTCATCGTATTtgtgtgggagtcccaggactccctgactagggccctaggtgatggggtggcctgatagtgactaaagagttatcattaaagtatgccagtctcttggccttattcagcttttgtagtccttactttgtctgacaaggttagctttggagtgattgagggatgtgtaataggaagtaggtgaggagggtatataggtctatgtagaaactatttcattaggtactttatagtgtctttttaggttctttctttcttcctgtctttcgtTCTTTCTATGTAGACAGAGAGTAACTGATCAGGAGggaggcgatagagagggagagagaatgagagatacttgaaaaaatgctcagtcattgattatgagagaaatggaaataaagatacAATGAGAAACCCATGAGAATCACATGcactagaaaggaaagaaacgggagttgggtggtggcgcagcgggttaagtgcaggtggcataaagtgcaaggaccactgtaaggatcctgtttcgagcccccggctccccatctgtaggggaatcgcttcacaggcgttgaagcaggtctgcaggtgtctagctttctctcctcctctctgtctttcccctcctctctccatttctctctgtccaacgacatcagtaacaataagaactacaacaacaaaacaaggggaacaaaagggaataaataaataaatattttaaaaaagaaaggacaggaaCAACAAGTGTTAGTGAGGATGTGGGGGAAGGGAACTCTTCTACTCTACTTGTAGACATGTGAACTGGTCTACCCTCTAAAGAAAGCTGTCTGGAGACTTCTTGGAACACTAGAAATCAGCCTATCCTATCACCTAGCAAGTTTTCTTCTatggatttacccaaaggatttTCAGACTTTGACCAAGagcttctctctctatatatatatgcttgTCTGTTCCCAGCTCTCTGAGTGTATACTAttgctctctcccctcccactttACCTACCAAACATATCTTTACTGCTCTTAATGCTTGTATACTGAACCTTTCTGAGATGTGAGCAAGTTCTTAaatagtttttttcccttttcaaaaTCCTGGCAACATTGCTGTTTATAATTTTAGCACTATTATGCAAAGTTAGTGAATCCAGAGAAAATGCTTAAAATAGGACTTTTTAAATTTCAAGTACTCAAGATTTGAATCATAAATAGatttgctgttattgatattttAATACCTTAGTCAATAAGAATAGTGACACTGATAAAATGATGTTGAAAAATATACCATACAATATGAAAATAACTGTTGTGTATTTACTAATATCAGAAAAAGTGGATTATAAATCAAGCGATAATCATAATCATAAATGTAAAATCCATCAGGAACATATAAAAGCTCTTAGTACATATGGATATActaatatgattttaaaataggTAAAGCAAAAATTGACGTGAACAAAAGTAGGGATGcaaactctttaaaatttttttagtatctttatttattagatagagacagccagaaattgagatggaagggggtgatatagagggagataaacagagagacacctgcagcactgcttcacctcttgtgaagctttccccctacagttggggaccgggaacttgaacctgggtccttgtgcatttttaacatgtgctcaaccttagaagaaccaaacacacctctATTAAAATAATCTATTAGAacaaagtaaaattaattaatttactagaaaggtaggaggagagaaaggaccagacatcactctggtgcatgtactgccagggattaaactcaggacctcatgcttgagagcccagtactttatccactctgccacctcctggaccaccaaagtCAAATTCTTTAAGAATTCAAAAGCATATAAAACACACAATTAACAAATTTGATCTAAAATTTACATAGTAGTATACGTAATAATGATAGAACATACAGTTTGCTTAATGTATAAGCATGACATTTAACAAATCGCATTATAtatgtaacttttaaaaatatatttatttattcccttttgttgcccttgtagttttattgttgtagttgttattgatctcattgtgttggataggacagagagaaatggagataggagaggaagacagagagggtgagagaaagatagacatgtgcagatctgcttcaccgcttgtgaagcgactcccctgcaggtggggagccagggctcgaaccgtgatccttatgctggtccttgcgctttacaccacgtgcacttaacccactgcgctactgtccgactccctacaTATACAACTCTTAATAGattcaaaggaaataaaaatcagtTTATTTAACAATAGTGAAGTTAAGGCAGAACTCAATATTTAATAGATAATTGGAAAAATCTCCAAGGAAGTTAGGGAATATACTTTTAACTAACTATGACTGAAATAAGAAACCATACATACATACAGCGTaatagttattcaaagagactttcatgcctgagattctgagggatcaggttcaatccccagtaccatcataagctagaactgagcagttcccCCTCTGGTTAAAACACAAAAAACTAAAAACAGTAAAATTTGAAACAGGTATTCTTGAAGATGGGTCACAACTTGTGTGGAATACAATGAAGTAACAGCTAAAGGTAACTTatactatttattcatttaatttttttttgcctccagggttattgctggggctcagtgcctgcacgatgaatcctgtgctcctggaggctatttttttccttttgttacccttgttgtttattgttgttattattgttgttattgctatcattgttgttggataggacagagagaaatggagaggggagaggaagacagagaggggtgtagagaaagatagacacctgcagacctgcttcactgcttgttaagcaaccctcctgcagatggggaaccaggggctcgaacctggatccatgcactttgcgctatgtgcgcttaatccgcggcactaccgcctggccccctattatttgtttgtttgtttgtttatcttttcctccagggttatcgctgggactcggtgcctacactatgaatccactgctcctggaggccattttccccattttgttgcccttgttgttgttgttggataggacaggggacgaaaatagggcaagagaaagacacctgcagacctgcttagccgattgtgaagcgactcccctgcaggtggggaccaggggcttgaacctgtgtccttgtgcactgtagtatgtgtgtgtaattgactgcaccactgcctggctcccagaatTCCTTTACAATTGTCAATTCATAATGATTAGATACACTTGTATTTCCTAAAAAATCTGTAGGACTTCTTTATATGTCTGGTATATGAATCTTTGtggttttttatattattttcaaagatgcttttgaataatatttttttatttttaaaaaacattttattttttgagagatatagagagaaggatACAGAAAGATCAtagtactgctcacctctggcttacgatggtgtcagggattgaacctgggaccttggaagttCAGTCTTGCAAGGCTTTTGCTTAACTAATATGCTATCTGCTCAACCCTAAATTACTTTTAGAAAAAGTTAattttcttaagttctgtccatgagtgagatcattccatattcatctttttccttctcacttaccttacttaacatgattcaaattccatccaagatgaagtgaataaGGTGACTTCATTCTTAATAGTCGAGTagtttattgtgtatatataccaaaattttcttagctattcatttgttgttgtccccccttgctttattttttaaaactttatttaaaaaaattttatcttgggggtcgggcggtggcgcagtgggttaagcgcatgtggcgcaaagcgcagggaccggcgtaaggatcccggttcgagcccccggctccccacctgcaggggagtcgcttcacaggcggtgaagcaggtctgcaggtgtctatctttctctccccttctctgtcttcccctcctctctccatttctctctgtcctatccaacaacgaattgcgtcaacaagggcaataataaccacaacgaagcttcaacaagggcaacaaaagggggggaaaatggcctccaggagcggtggattcatggtgcaggcacccagcccagcaataaccctggaggagggaaaagaaaatttatcttttatttactgatagaagcagccagaaattgagaggaagggggaggtagaggggaagagagacagagagacacttaacagcattgcttcactactcgtgaagcttccctcctacaagaggggaccaggggcttgaacccgggtccttgggcaatgtaatgtgagggcttaaccaagtgtgccaccacctggccctactttATTCTTTAAGATTGGGTTTTCTAATTGTGTTTGTTTTGCAGAAGTATTTCAATATCCACACTATAAACTACTTTGATTTTGAATACTTCTACATCAGTTGCACATCTAAATGTGCATGTACTTATACATAAGAAGCCATCACTTCAACTATTATATTTTTCTCAAAGAAATGCCTTGAGAGGCCGGGTGgtaatacacctggttgagctcatatgtacaaagacctaggttcaacccttggtccacacctgcagggggaaacttcatgagcagtgaagcagtgctacatgtgtctgtctctcaccctctctctcttcccctcctctctcaatttctctctgtcctactgaataaaataaagCCACAATCAAATTGAATATTCACAATCAAACCAGGTAATTAAAATCTAAGtatatgattttgtttttcattttccacTTGATTAGGGCATAAAGCATATAGAACAATTTTAACTATGACTCTCTAATGAAAGGATGAAATCTAGTCCATGTGAATTTACATATCCTGAAGTGATTTGCATGTGTGAAAATATTGTGGAGTTTTCCTATATCACACCACTGAAGACCATATAAGAAAGCAGAttgtcaggagtcaggtggtaccacagtgcagtgggttaagcgcaggtggtgtaaagtgcaaagaccagtataaggcggttggagccccccggcttccaacctgcaggggagtcgcttcgcaagtggtgaagcaggtctccaggtgtctatctttctctccccctctctgtcttcccttcctctctccatttctctttgtcctatccaacagcaatgacatcaataacaacaatgataactacaacaataaaaaccaacaaggacaacaaaagggaaaataaataaatataaaaaagataaaaagaaatcagATTTTTACAGAGATAAGTTTAACTTTTCTGTTGATGTGTGGTGGGGTAACATTTAGAAAATTCTACGAAAATTGAGAAATTCAATAAGTTACATATCACAAAAAGTAAAAACACATATCTGACGTTGTAATTTTGGGATAGGTAGGTATAAACAACAATGCTCTCCATCCTTTATAGCTAACATATGAATGTTGTTCATACTAACAGAAGGGGCACTCAAGAGTGAAGAATGTATTATGGAGTACCTAAGACAATAGTAACTCATAGACATGAGAAGAATATTCTGCTTCCTACATTCTGAGCCCACATAGAGGAGTTGGTACATGCAACAGTGTAATGATGTGTATGGTACTTCAAAGAGTAGTGCAAATGCATCAAAACTTTGTTCCTTCACTCCATATTCTAAATCTTCAGGTGTGGTGTTGCTTGACAAAACCCGGACAATATTGGGTAAAATAACTGACTTTGAatggtagactttaaaatatGTAACTGAGTGTTTGATAGTGATAACTGAGACAATGTACCAGATTTCTTTCCAGGAGGTTAGGTTATACTTATTTATAAAGGAACATCTAAGTATTTGTGTGAGGATAATTCAATGTTGAGTTCACAAGTTCTGCATTCATGCCTTTGCAACACAATAGTGATTTAAAACCTTAAAAATGGATCTCACTTATCATTTACTTCAGAATGGCAAAAGTTTTTGTAGTGTGGTGTTTAATATGTTTACCTCACAGAACAGCAAAACACACATGCATTTTATCAGTCATCGTGTTCTTCCTTGTGACCAATTCATGTAACAGTACAAAAGCACTTTGCAACCAGCAAAGCATTCATAGGCTTTATGTCTTATAGGGAACTAGACAAGGTAAATAGAGATtcaaagagatagaaaaaaagacagactacACCATGAAAACAAACAGTGGCAAGTTAAGCCATTGTTTACCTATTTTCCTTGCCACAGCATTCCTTAGAATGATAATAAAATGCATGGGAAAATGCTGTTTGCCAATAAAATGCTCTTTTTGTTTGTCAAGATAGTAACCTTTCTGCTTTTACTGGGCAGTCATAATTATTTCTCAAAAAAAGTGTACCCAAGTAAGTGGCTAATAAAAATCAATACTGAGACATCTGAGTGCATTCAGCTTCCATCATATGAAAGCCAGGTTTATTGCGATTGCTTTTGGAACCCTGAGGACTTCTTTTggtgttctttgtctctcttgatGGCTCTGCTTGTTCCTACTTCTGTGGCTGATCTTTTGGAACACAGCATGCTTGTGCGGTATCAGAGTTGAGGTTCAGTTGGTTCAGACCCTGTACCAGAACATTCCAAGAGGATGAATCCTTCTCTTTTGAGTTCCCAGAAACATTTTCCCTTTGTTCCTTTTGTAGCTGACAGTAATGACATTTACACTTATACATATTGTACAAGGAAAaggtttttccttccctttcaagtCGATAAGGTGCCAAGTGATTGATGGTCTCCAGTCTTACATTCTCCATGAAAGGCTTTTTCTTTTGAGGTAATGCTGCTCTTTCCCAATGCTTCCCTTCTTGTTGGGTCTTGCCATCTCTGTATTGTTGTTGGAGCAGTTCCTCTGGTAGAGGGGTAACATTGTTACTACTAGGATTTGCCTTGAAGTTGGTGAATTCCACGTCTTGCAAGTTGGAGAAGGGTGTTTTGGAGGTGGATCCAGCTTTCTGAGATGCTTTTTTATATGGAAACATTGTTGAATCAGAATTCAAAATTAGGGTAACTCAACCTGCTAGATTCATTGATGTGTGAAGTATCAGCTTGAAGTTACCCTTAGTCTAGACTGGAAATTGATTATGTGTTGTTCTCAGATTGCTTGAAAGTAGATGTAGTAAGGAAAGTTCTGTAGCACAAAATCTACCAAATTTCAAAATAAAtggtggaggaaaaagaaaaaacataaaggGTCAcaatgacagtttttttttttttttttaaagtctacttTATGGCCCGACAATCCATCTCCTGGGtatttacccagggaaaacaaaacatctgtttgaaaagacctatgcacaccaatgttcatagcagcacagtttttaatagccCAAATTATAGGCAATACAGATGCATGCttaataacagatgaatggctaagaaagctatggtatacatacacaatgggatactgagaagacattaaaaaaataaggtcACCTCCTTTGTAATATCTTTGTCAGAATTTGAAGGCATTCTCTTGAGTGAGAAAGGCCAATGCTAAATGATttcccaccttcttcacttcataaagatctttggtccatactaccagagagataaagaataaggaagcttccagtggaggggatggagtatggaattctggtggcaggaattgtatggaattgtaaccctcttatcccacagtcttgtctatcattattcaatcactaataattataataaaaaagtcaACACAGTGTTAAAGCTGTGGGGGCCAGGTCATGAGCATGATGATATAGGCATAtcatctaggtgagctattttacctgcCCAGGATGTACACATTGTCTTGTGTTATGGCTATGGTGACTTATAATTACCGTATATGGGTGTGAAgatatacccctgaaatcttataaattTGCCAAActgttaaatctctaataaaaaggagaaaaagggggagtcagatggtagtgcagtggttaagtgcaggtggcacaaagcacaagggccggcgtaaggatcccggttcgagcccccagctccccacttgcaggggagttgcttcaaaggctgtgaagcaggtctgcagatgtctgtctttctctcccccctctctccatttctctctgtcctatccaacaatgacatcaataactacaacaatgaaacaacaagagcaacaaaagggaatgaataaatattaaaaaaaattattaaagaaaaaaaaggagaaaaggggatggtgaaatagctcaattggatagtgagctgctttgtccTATGCATTCCCTAGTTCCCTAAGTTTGACCCTTGCCCCAACTGCATTGAAATATATattcagggagtctggcggtagcgcagcgggttaagcgcacgtggcgcaaagcgcaagcacccacagaaggatcccggtttgagcccccggctccccatctgcaggggagtcgcttcacaggcggtgaagcaggtctgcaggtatctatcattctctctccctctgtcttcccctcctctctccatttctctctgtcctatccagcaacgacgacatcaataacaacaacaataataactacaacaataaaaagacaacaagggcaacaaaagggaaaataaataaataaataattaaaaaagaaatatatattcaacatatgtaattatattttatatacatttaaTTATATCATACATTTAATTGATATATATCCCACCACCGGAGTTGCataccccatcccttccattggaagcttccatactctttatccctctgggagtatggaccaaagatctttatgaggtaaagaaggtgggaAATCATTTAGTattggcctttctctttctggcttgtctcactcaagaagatgccttcaagttctgacaaagatattgcaaaggaggtgactttatttttttaatggcttCTCAGTATTCCATTGTACCatagctttcttagccattcatctgtcattaagCATTTGTGTTGCTTACAAGTTTAGGTTATTAAAAACTGTGttactgggagtctggtggtagcgcagcaagttaagcgcacgtggcgcaaagcgcagggatctgcgtaaggatccggattcgagccccggctccccacctgcaggggcttcgcttcacaggcggtgaagcaggtctgcaggtgtctgtctttctctctccgtctctgtctccccctcctctctccatttctctctgtcctatctaacaaccactataacaatataacaactagggcaacaaaagggaataaatagataaaaaaataaaaaaacacctgTGTTACTAGGAACATTGTTGTGCTTAGatctaatatatattatataataaaacaTATTTCAACATGGTCTATGTTgttatattgttatttttaatattttatttatttattattagagacaaagaaattgagagagagagagagagagagagagagagacctgcagttctgcttcaccacttgtgaggcgttCCCCTCCTCactggtgaggaccaggggctagaacctttgtccttgtgcactgtaatgtgtgcacttaaccaggtgtaccaccacctgcccccccattgatatattttcaaattaattttattgACTCAAATGAAATAGCTTTAAACACAAGTAATGAATTtatctagagctgagtagtgctctggtaaaaaagaaaaaaaaaacaagtagtgaGCAGTATTAATGTAGAATAGGAGACCAACATTGGAAAATATCTAAGAAAAAAtcctccattttttctttattggggggattaatggtttacagtttacagTTAAATACAGTAattgttacatgtgtaacattccttggttttccacataagaattcaaCCCCTTCTATAATCTTATATTCAAGTCTATGCGAAATAAACACTAGATTACTGGTAAATGAAATGATTAAAATGACCTTGTGTATCAATATTAAATgcccagaaaaaaaagagaactattGGAAGaacagtgaaaaaaattaaaatgaaagctaTAGTGCTTcatagaataaagaaaaaaaaccttactTACCACTCTAAAACAATTTAAGTGAATTAAGAGACTCTCAAAGCTTGATGGTGAGGATGGCAGTTGGCTACAGCAGGGATGAAAAGTAATAGTCTAGTCACCATAGTCCTCTAATAGGTCCCAGTGACATCATGGCATTACCTCACAATTACTGTGAAACAATGGGGCTATGTTGCCATGGCACACTAGGCGTATCGTCTTAGGGAGTAATTCAATAGGCTCATGCCACATGGCTGAGCAACCTTCCTTTAaatggtttctgtctctctgtctctctctttatctctctctcggAGAGTGAATGAGAgggagtaaagagagagagaagcaagaatggagtgaagggagttgggctgtagcgcagcgcaCGATGAAGCGCACcacgtggtgcagagcgcaaggactggcttaaggatctcattTCGAGCCCAgggctctccatctgcaagggagtggcttcacaagtggtcaagcaggtctgcaggtgtctttctctccccttctctgtgttcccctcctctctccatttttctctgtcctatccaacaacgacatcagtaacaacaacaataaggcaacaaaaggaaataaatattaaaaaaagaagggagtgttgaagtccagtgatgacaaaaatgtTTTTTGAGATCATAAAATGAtggttattttactttaatgaggacTGTTAAAGACTGagcatcttg from Erinaceus europaeus chromosome X, mEriEur2.1, whole genome shotgun sequence includes the following:
- the LOC103127918 gene encoding protein FAM156A/FAM156B-like, which encodes MFPYKKASQKAGSTSKTPFSNLQDVEFTNFKANPSSNNVTPLPEELLQQQYRDGKTQQEGKHWERAALPQKKKPFMENVRLETINHLAPYRLEREGKTFSLYNMYKCKCHYCQLQKEQRENVSGNSKEKDSSSWNVLVQGLNQLNLNSDTAQACCVPKDQPQK